The Novipirellula caenicola genomic interval CAATAAGTATAACAGTGTGAACCGCATCACCGTCAAGCGAATCGAAGTCAATGCCGTTTGGCGCGAAGGCTATGACAGTGACACATGACGCAAGCCAATCAACTGACGCGTGCGGAACTGCGAATCCATTTCCAATGCCGGTTGACCCAAGTTCTTCGCGTTTCAGTATGGCATCGGTGAGTTCGTTCTGTTGCTCCATGGTCCAATCGAATTCAGCCGCCGCGCAAGTAGTAATTTCCCGCACCGCGTCCGATCGGGTAGTCGAGGCAATTT includes:
- a CDS encoding PTS sugar transporter subunit IIA yields the protein MTSTTTDDGTPIRCEICGASSLVNVSRPPGDSVCPNCGAFLWVDAVVEITRQTSFIPDMTLREIASTTRSDAVREITTCAAAEFDWTMEQQNELTDAILKREELGSTGIGNGFAVPHASVDWLASCVTVIAFAPNGIDFDSLDGDAVHTVILIASPKSKPGDHLRLLERVSRSIRFWGQSAA